The following proteins come from a genomic window of Thiothrix winogradskyi:
- a CDS encoding PIN domain-containing protein, with translation MTITKKRLVLDTNTLISAFQNETSSSASFFKQVKYTHELLVSDETLLELTKVIFRPYFDKKFAGNDGKREELLAE, from the coding sequence ATGACTATCACTAAAAAACGGCTGGTACTGGATACAAACACACTCATTAGCGCTTTCCAAAACGAAACCTCTAGCAGTGCTTCATTTTTTAAGCAGGTAAAATACACCCACGAGCTGTTAGTTTCTGATGAAACGCTTTTAGAACTCACTAAAGTGATTTTCCGCCCCTACTTTGACAAGAAATTTGCAGGTAACGACGGCAAGCGAGAGGAGTTGCTGGCAGAGTAA
- a CDS encoding putative toxin-antitoxin system toxin component, PIN family: MKTRIVIDTNVMLSALRSSKGASYALVSQLPLEHFQVALSVPLYTEYQDVLTRDEHMTGASSKAEILQFLRYICGITSHHDIFFLWRPWLSDPKDDMVLELAVASSSRYIVTHNLRDFANIDTFGIEAITPGRFLELLRGQTS; the protein is encoded by the coding sequence ATGAAAACACGAATTGTGATTGATACCAATGTGATGTTGTCGGCGTTACGCTCCAGTAAAGGCGCTTCTTACGCGCTTGTTTCACAATTACCGTTGGAACATTTTCAGGTGGCGTTGTCTGTACCCTTGTATACCGAATATCAGGATGTGCTGACCCGCGACGAACACATGACCGGGGCAAGCAGCAAAGCAGAAATTCTCCAGTTTTTGCGTTACATCTGCGGAATCACTAGCCATCACGACATTTTCTTTTTATGGCGACCGTGGTTAAGTGATCCAAAAGACGACATGGTACTGGAACTAGCGGTTGCCTCCTCTAGCCGTTACATCGTGACACACAACCTACGTGATTTTGCCAATATTGATACCTTTGGGATCGAAGCGATTACGCCGGGGCGTTTTCTTGAATTATTAAGAGGTCAAACATCATGA
- a CDS encoding 3'-5' exonuclease, translating into MAKLIPSLQSCLNRMTSGEKRFARRLEQLLEDDYLCWYEPRVGEGFRQRYADFIIVHPWRGLLLLEVKDWKLDSIQSIDKASATLLTPQGVKTVTNPLEQARQCAYKLVQQLEQDPQLTQYAGRHQGKLAFPYGYGVVLTNMSRQQFSNTDLQAVLPWNRTLCSDEMLENTDPEDFQQCLWNMFDYQFSKPLTVPQLDRIRWHIFPEIRIASQGSLFADPLEDVADKPIETVLPDILKVMDLQQEQLARSMGRGHRVIHGVAGSGKTLILAYRCLYLAKVLAKPILVLCYNIALAARLRALMQEKAIDDKVSVYHFHDWCGEQLRAYHIDRPSEQGVEYLNALVNTVSAAVENGRIPKAQYGAIMIDEGHDFQPAWLKLISGMVDPEKDSLLLLYDDAQSIYQQGKALKFSLSSVGIQARGRTTVLRLNYRNTDEIFGFAYQFARQYLQPHDSDDDHIPLLVPEMVGRHSFAPVCRLFPSFAEETARVVRWLRQWHEERGTAWADIAVLYRHYQQGAALWQAIQAEGVPCAWLRDAASKKGFNPADDTVKLMTFHSSKGLEFPLVVIAGLGFISAEAESAVDEAKLLYVAMTRATDRLLLTSHQETEFTRALQGEIAAVTE; encoded by the coding sequence ATGGCTAAGTTAATCCCCTCTTTACAAAGTTGCCTCAACCGCATGACTTCCGGCGAAAAGCGTTTTGCGCGGCGTTTGGAACAGTTATTGGAAGATGATTACCTGTGTTGGTATGAGCCGCGTGTGGGTGAAGGTTTTCGCCAGCGTTACGCCGATTTCATTATTGTGCATCCTTGGCGGGGCTTATTGCTGCTGGAAGTCAAAGATTGGAAGTTGGATAGCATTCAGTCTATCGACAAAGCCTCAGCGACCTTGCTAACCCCGCAAGGCGTTAAAACCGTCACCAACCCGCTGGAACAAGCGCGGCAATGTGCTTATAAGTTGGTGCAGCAACTCGAACAAGACCCGCAATTGACTCAATACGCGGGCAGGCATCAGGGCAAATTGGCGTTCCCTTACGGCTATGGCGTGGTACTGACCAATATGAGCCGCCAGCAGTTTAGCAATACCGATTTGCAAGCCGTGTTGCCGTGGAATCGCACCCTGTGCAGTGATGAAATGCTGGAAAATACTGACCCGGAAGATTTCCAGCAGTGTTTGTGGAATATGTTCGATTACCAGTTCAGCAAACCGCTGACCGTGCCGCAATTGGATCGTATCCGTTGGCATATTTTCCCAGAGATTCGTATTGCCTCCCAAGGCAGTTTGTTTGCTGACCCACTGGAGGACGTTGCGGATAAACCCATCGAAACCGTGTTGCCCGATATTCTGAAAGTGATGGATCTGCAACAGGAACAACTGGCTCGCAGCATGGGGCGTGGGCATCGCGTCATTCACGGGGTTGCCGGTTCTGGCAAAACCTTGATATTGGCGTACCGTTGTTTGTATCTGGCAAAGGTGTTAGCCAAACCCATTCTGGTGCTGTGTTACAACATTGCATTAGCGGCGCGGTTACGGGCATTGATGCAAGAAAAAGCCATTGATGACAAGGTAAGCGTTTACCACTTTCACGATTGGTGCGGTGAACAATTGCGGGCATATCACATTGATCGCCCATCGGAACAGGGGGTTGAGTATTTGAATGCGCTGGTGAATACCGTCAGTGCTGCGGTGGAAAATGGGCGGATTCCCAAAGCGCAATATGGCGCAATCATGATTGACGAGGGGCATGATTTTCAGCCCGCGTGGTTAAAACTGATTAGCGGCATGGTTGACCCGGAAAAGGATTCCTTGCTGTTGCTGTACGATGACGCGCAGTCGATTTATCAGCAAGGCAAAGCGTTGAAATTCAGCCTGTCGAGTGTGGGGATTCAGGCACGTGGGCGCACGACAGTGCTGCGGCTTAATTATCGCAATACCGATGAAATCTTTGGGTTTGCTTACCAATTTGCACGGCAATACTTGCAACCGCACGATAGCGATGATGACCATATACCGCTGCTTGTCCCTGAAATGGTGGGGCGGCACAGCTTTGCGCCGGTCTGCCGTTTGTTCCCCAGTTTTGCGGAAGAAACTGCACGGGTGGTGCGTTGGTTACGCCAATGGCATGAGGAACGTGGAACCGCATGGGCAGACATCGCGGTGTTGTACCGGCATTATCAACAGGGCGCGGCGTTGTGGCAGGCAATACAGGCGGAAGGCGTGCCTTGTGCTTGGTTGCGCGATGCCGCGAGTAAGAAAGGTTTTAACCCGGCGGACGATACCGTAAAGCTGATGACCTTCCACAGCAGCAAGGGGTTGGAATTTCCGCTGGTGGTGATTGCGGGTCTGGGCTTTATTAGTGCGGAAGCAGAAAGTGCAGTCGACGAAGCCAAGCTATTGTATGTCGCAATGACCCGCGCTACTGACCGTTTATTGCTGACTAGCCATCAGGAAACGGAGTTTACTCGTGCCTTGCAGGGCGAAATCGCCGCTGTAACGGAGTGA
- a CDS encoding helix-turn-helix transcriptional regulator gives MLTLSARTTITLEVFGHMIRAARLERKMPQAELAERLGVSRQTISAIEKGDAKVSIGAVFEAATIVGIPLLTDNARELQRLSTTVANLASLLPERARTIKVELDNDF, from the coding sequence ATGCTGACATTATCCGCTCGTACTACCATCACACTGGAAGTTTTTGGTCACATGATCCGTGCTGCACGTTTGGAAAGAAAGATGCCACAAGCCGAACTAGCGGAACGTTTGGGCGTTAGCCGCCAAACCATCAGTGCCATTGAAAAAGGGGATGCAAAGGTTTCCATCGGTGCAGTGTTTGAAGCAGCAACAATTGTCGGCATCCCACTGCTAACCGACAACGCCCGTGAATTGCAGCGTCTTTCGACCACCGTAGCGAATCTAGCCAGCTTGCTCCCCGAACGCGCCCGGACAATCAAAGTGGAGTTGGATAATGATTTCTGA
- the fsa gene encoding fructose-6-phosphate aldolase has product MKFFVDTGDINEISTLVETGMVDGVTTNPSLVASSGKDFVALVRDICQLVPGHVSAEVLATDVTTMLKEAEVLRTIADNVCIKVPLTVDGLKACKALSAEGTAVNVTLCFSAVQALLAAKAGATYVSPFIGRLDDVGESGMQLIRDIVNMYDNYPNLHTQVLAASIRSPSHVLESAMAGAHVATLPPKIIWQLYNHPLTDKGLAAFLKDWEKTGQKLI; this is encoded by the coding sequence ATGAAATTCTTTGTGGATACTGGCGATATTAACGAAATCAGCACCTTGGTCGAAACCGGCATGGTCGATGGTGTTACCACTAACCCGTCATTAGTTGCCAGTTCAGGTAAAGATTTCGTGGCATTGGTGCGCGATATTTGCCAGCTTGTCCCCGGTCATGTCAGTGCTGAAGTGTTGGCAACCGATGTCACCACCATGCTGAAAGAAGCCGAGGTGTTACGTACCATTGCCGATAACGTTTGCATCAAAGTGCCTCTCACCGTTGACGGTTTGAAAGCTTGTAAAGCCCTATCTGCTGAAGGCACAGCAGTCAACGTCACCCTGTGTTTCAGTGCCGTTCAAGCCTTGTTGGCAGCCAAAGCAGGCGCAACTTACGTTTCCCCCTTCATTGGGCGTTTGGATGATGTGGGCGAATCCGGGATGCAGTTGATCCGTGACATCGTGAATATGTACGACAACTACCCCAACTTACATACCCAAGTACTAGCAGCCTCCATCCGCAGCCCCAGCCACGTTTTGGAATCGGCGATGGCAGGGGCGCATGTCGCCACCTTACCTCCCAAAATCATCTGGCAATTGTATAACCACCCACTGACCGACAAAGGCTTGGCAGCTTTCCTGAAAGACTGGGAAAAAACCGGTCAGAAACTCATCTAA
- a CDS encoding ABC transporter ATP-binding protein codes for MTHPIIEVRDLHKRYPGVNAVNGIDFAVPPGICFGLLGPNGAGKTTTIEMMEGITKPTSGEIFYKGELQGARFRQEAGIQFQSTALQDFLTVRENLKFFSSLYPKSLPLEELIEICRLQEYLDRDASKLSGGQRQRMLLALALVNDPDVVFLDEPTTGLDPQARLNFWELVNNIKARHKTVLLTTHYMEEAYNLCDEIVIMDHGKIIAHGSPDTLLATHFQDVIIELPERDFPEASKIIPHRYLDKVTGTVEIITQDVNATLELLIQHGASLAGLQVRPRTLEDLFLELTGKELRA; via the coding sequence ATGACTCATCCCATTATTGAAGTGCGCGACCTGCACAAACGTTATCCCGGCGTGAATGCGGTCAATGGCATCGACTTTGCTGTCCCGCCAGGCATTTGCTTTGGGCTGCTCGGCCCTAACGGTGCGGGTAAAACCACCACCATTGAGATGATGGAAGGCATTACCAAACCCACATCAGGCGAGATTTTCTACAAAGGCGAATTGCAAGGCGCACGATTTCGGCAGGAAGCGGGTATCCAATTCCAATCAACGGCTTTGCAGGATTTCCTCACGGTGCGTGAAAACTTGAAATTTTTCAGCAGCCTGTATCCCAAAAGTTTGCCGCTGGAAGAACTGATCGAGATTTGCCGTTTGCAGGAATACCTCGACCGCGATGCCAGCAAACTCTCCGGCGGGCAACGCCAACGCATGTTGCTGGCCTTAGCGCTGGTAAATGACCCCGACGTGGTGTTCCTCGACGAACCCACCACCGGACTCGACCCGCAAGCCCGCCTCAACTTCTGGGAACTGGTCAACAATATCAAAGCCCGCCACAAAACGGTGTTGCTGACCACGCATTACATGGAAGAGGCATACAACCTGTGTGACGAAATCGTGATTATGGATCACGGCAAAATCATTGCACACGGTTCGCCCGACACCTTGCTGGCAACGCATTTTCAAGACGTGATTATCGAATTGCCAGAGCGTGATTTCCCAGAAGCGTCCAAAATCATTCCGCACCGTTATTTGGATAAAGTGACCGGCACGGTGGAAATCATCACCCAAGACGTGAACGCCACCTTGGAATTGCTGATCCAACACGGTGCATCCTTGGCGGGTTTGCAAGTGCGCCCGCGCACCCTCGAAGACCTCTTCCTAGAACTCACCGGCAAGGAGTTACGCGCGTGA
- a CDS encoding ABC transporter permease, which yields MIKRIWATFYARSLEFLRDRSTLGWNFILPMALVFGLAFVFSGDGQPLFKVAVVAQSAEHPFRHTEHVEFYEVTPDAVEATVRKVGRHQVDMLLDLRAEPARYWINSDSQNGYFLEKLLQHSGGTALQAQSVQGAEIRYVDWVVPGILGMNLMFSCLFGVGFVIVRYRKSGYLKRLNATPLSATEFLLAQIASRLALVVVVTTIVFTCTNLFMHFTMEGSYWNLLLVLVLGAFTLIALSLVVAARVSSEELAGGLLNVLTWPMMVLSGVWFSMEGTNPIMQWVSQLSPLTHILSAARAIMLDGAGLADIGVQLLVLVAMAAVFLVIGTLSFKWTTE from the coding sequence GTGATCAAGCGTATTTGGGCAACGTTTTACGCCCGCTCTCTGGAATTTTTGCGGGATCGTTCCACCCTTGGCTGGAATTTCATTTTGCCAATGGCATTGGTGTTTGGCTTGGCGTTTGTGTTTTCGGGGGATGGACAGCCGCTGTTCAAAGTCGCCGTCGTCGCCCAGAGTGCCGAGCACCCGTTTCGGCACACCGAACACGTTGAGTTTTATGAGGTGACGCCGGATGCAGTGGAGGCCACCGTGCGCAAAGTCGGGCGGCATCAAGTCGATATGCTGCTGGATCTGCGGGCAGAACCTGCGCGTTATTGGATCAATAGCGATTCGCAAAACGGTTACTTTCTGGAAAAGCTGTTGCAACACAGCGGCGGTACAGCGTTGCAAGCACAGAGTGTGCAGGGCGCAGAAATCCGCTACGTCGATTGGGTGGTTCCCGGCATTTTGGGAATGAACCTGATGTTCAGTTGCTTATTCGGCGTGGGATTTGTGATCGTGCGCTACCGTAAAAGCGGCTATTTGAAACGCTTGAATGCCACGCCCTTGAGTGCTACCGAATTCCTGTTGGCGCAAATTGCTTCACGTTTGGCGCTGGTCGTCGTCGTGACCACGATTGTGTTTACCTGCACTAACCTATTCATGCATTTCACCATGGAAGGCAGTTATTGGAACTTGTTATTGGTGCTGGTATTGGGGGCATTTACCCTGATTGCGCTGAGCTTGGTGGTCGCGGCACGAGTAAGCAGCGAGGAATTAGCGGGCGGTTTACTCAACGTGTTGACCTGGCCGATGATGGTGTTGTCGGGGGTATGGTTTTCGATGGAAGGCACTAACCCGATCATGCAATGGGTCAGTCAATTGTCACCATTGACCCACATCCTCAGCGCGGCGCGGGCGATTATGCTGGATGGGGCGGGCTTGGCGGACATTGGCGTGCAATTGCTGGTATTGGTGGCAATGGCAGCGGTGTTTCTGGTGATTGGCACGTTATCGTTTAAATGGACTACCGAGTGA
- a CDS encoding YbfB/YjiJ family MFS transporter produces the protein MLRSTDTRKVLLAGICSLILTVGLARFAYTPMLPVMRAETWLTEVAGGWLATFNYMGYMSGALLAASISSLHTKYRLYRAGLVIGVLSIAGMALTQDMVLWSILRYIAGLSSAAGLLIGSGLMLNWLMRNGHRPELGIHFGGLGGGILVSGLVAVLMTAMHLNWAQQWIALGLLSALLFIPAWLWLPEPAPPANQQTTPQAPPSLQWLKLMIAMYFCAGVGFVVSATFTVAMVEKIPSLNGWGSWVWVLVGIAATPACFIWDRVSRRIGDMPALQLAFAGQIVAIVLPAVSMNAAIAVFSAALYGATFIGIVSLTLTAIGRHYPANPAKAMARLTLSYGVAQIIAPAATGYIAEATGSYQGGLLMAAAVMVVGMGLLWKLHTTPTH, from the coding sequence ATGTTGCGTTCGACAGACACAAGAAAAGTATTGCTGGCAGGCATTTGTAGCCTGATCCTCACCGTGGGCTTAGCACGGTTCGCCTACACCCCGATGCTGCCGGTCATGCGGGCAGAAACTTGGCTCACCGAAGTTGCGGGCGGCTGGCTTGCTACCTTCAATTACATGGGCTACATGAGTGGCGCATTACTCGCCGCCTCCATTAGCAGTTTGCACACCAAATACCGACTCTACCGTGCAGGCTTAGTGATTGGCGTATTGAGTATTGCAGGCATGGCACTGACGCAAGACATGGTGCTGTGGTCGATTTTGCGTTACATCGCAGGCTTGAGCAGTGCCGCCGGGTTGCTGATCGGTTCGGGCTTGATGCTGAACTGGTTAATGCGTAACGGACATCGCCCAGAACTCGGTATCCACTTCGGCGGCTTGGGCGGTGGTATTCTGGTTTCAGGATTAGTCGCGGTGTTAATGACCGCAATGCATCTGAATTGGGCGCAACAGTGGATCGCATTAGGATTGCTCAGCGCATTACTGTTCATCCCCGCGTGGTTATGGCTACCCGAACCCGCTCCTCCCGCTAACCAACAAACCACGCCGCAAGCTCCGCCTTCCCTTCAATGGTTAAAGCTCATGATTGCCATGTACTTCTGTGCGGGGGTTGGCTTTGTGGTCAGCGCCACCTTCACGGTTGCGATGGTAGAAAAGATTCCTTCCCTGAATGGCTGGGGCAGTTGGGTCTGGGTATTGGTTGGCATTGCAGCAACACCGGCTTGTTTTATCTGGGATCGAGTATCACGGCGCATCGGCGATATGCCAGCGCTGCAACTGGCGTTTGCGGGGCAAATCGTAGCGATTGTATTGCCTGCGGTATCCATGAATGCGGCAATAGCGGTGTTTAGTGCCGCACTTTACGGCGCAACCTTTATCGGTATTGTCAGCCTCACCCTAACAGCCATTGGGCGGCATTACCCAGCCAACCCCGCCAAAGCGATGGCACGTTTGACCCTGAGCTATGGTGTTGCGCAAATCATCGCCCCCGCCGCGACCGGTTACATTGCGGAAGCAACCGGCAGTTACCAAGGGGGCTTGTTGATGGCAGCAGCGGTCATGGTGGTGGGCATGGGCTTGTTGTGGAAATTGCACACGACCCCCACCCATTAG
- the asd gene encoding aspartate-semialdehyde dehydrogenase, whose protein sequence is MLKVGFVGWRGMVGSVLMERMRAENDFQGFEPVFFTTSQSGKPGPDVGMGAKPLEDAMNIDKLAEMDIILSCQGGDYTNAVYAPLRARWNGYWIDAASTLRMADDAIIVLDPVNRAVIDAGLQNGIKNYIGGNCTVSLMLMALGGLFEKGLVEWITSMTYQAASGAGAKNMRELLTQMGELNGEVGALLADPASAILDIDTKVTAKLNDGTLSTANFGAPLAGSLIPWIDKLWENGQTKEEWKGIAETNKILGKTATNLIPVDGQCVRIGAMRCHSQGFTIKLKQDLPLAEIESIIASHNEWVKVIPNDKESTLHGLTPVQASGTLTIPVGRIRKMNLGPQYLTAFTVGDQLLWGAAEPVRRMLKIALAHIG, encoded by the coding sequence ATGTTAAAGGTTGGTTTTGTCGGTTGGCGCGGTATGGTCGGTTCGGTACTGATGGAACGGATGCGTGCGGAAAACGATTTTCAGGGCTTTGAGCCAGTATTTTTCACCACTTCGCAGTCCGGCAAACCCGGCCCTGACGTAGGCATGGGTGCGAAACCGCTGGAAGATGCGATGAATATCGACAAGCTGGCGGAAATGGACATTATCCTCTCCTGCCAAGGCGGCGATTACACCAATGCGGTTTACGCCCCACTTCGCGCCCGCTGGAACGGCTACTGGATTGACGCGGCTTCCACCTTGCGCATGGCTGATGACGCCATCATCGTACTCGACCCGGTAAACCGCGCTGTCATCGACGCGGGCTTGCAAAACGGCATTAAAAATTACATCGGCGGCAACTGCACCGTTTCCCTGATGCTAATGGCCTTGGGCGGCTTGTTTGAAAAAGGTTTAGTCGAATGGATCACCTCCATGACTTACCAAGCGGCTTCCGGTGCGGGCGCGAAAAACATGCGCGAATTGCTCACCCAAATGGGCGAACTCAACGGTGAAGTCGGCGCTTTGCTGGCAGACCCTGCTTCCGCGATTCTCGACATCGACACCAAAGTCACCGCGAAATTGAATGACGGCACGCTTTCCACCGCCAATTTTGGTGCACCCTTGGCAGGCAGCCTAATCCCGTGGATCGATAAGCTGTGGGAAAACGGTCAAACCAAGGAAGAGTGGAAAGGCATTGCCGAAACCAACAAAATCCTCGGCAAAACGGCGACGAACCTCATCCCCGTGGACGGACAGTGTGTGCGTATCGGCGCAATGCGTTGCCATTCGCAAGGTTTCACCATCAAGCTCAAGCAAGATTTGCCACTGGCTGAAATCGAAAGCATTATCGCCAGCCACAATGAGTGGGTAAAAGTCATCCCGAATGATAAGGAATCCACCTTGCACGGTCTGACACCGGTACAAGCCTCTGGCACGCTGACCATTCCTGTGGGGCGTATCCGCAAAATGAACTTGGGGCCGCAATACCTCACCGCGTTCACCGTTGGCGACCAATTGCTGTGGGGCGCGGCTGAACCCGTGCGCCGCATGTTAAAAATTGCATTGGCACACATAGGCTAA
- a CDS encoding C1 family peptidase, with the protein MKPRQPKIGGCRVGAVPPDAKHRRIGRSGNKPLPPKVDLRPLLTDVEEQVGFSCVANACAGAYEYLAKRHLGEAGDVSRLFIYFNARRECGDEDQDDGTTMQAAIDGLKKYGACHENLWPNDETYITEEPASEAYEHAANFKIAEAEYVETDLDLYRHTLAEGYPIAFCLNTFSSFDDATDNRGRVPVPKKTEQVREEHGWHAMLCVGYLDKDKMFIVRNSWGQEWGDNGYCYIPYNYVIHDALNGHDTWVVKAIEDLDFSAEIESEDDSSYFASEGSIQLFDFYVATESVEEFAIALEALCEQHENEDSFYFDYEESEEDGTTYAIISNFDLSLDDPDTFLEALDALCNEWADDENYNFSVEGYDDSEEETEETASETAALTLTGFYIYTDDSEKVVEKIDKLCSKHTTDDAYDYEWEESEDENGTYVDFSSFEITPDDEEAFLAALEALCEKISNDNGYSWD; encoded by the coding sequence ATGAAACCACGTCAACCCAAAATCGGCGGCTGCCGCGTTGGAGCAGTGCCTCCCGATGCCAAACACCGCCGTATTGGGCGATCGGGTAACAAACCGCTGCCGCCCAAAGTCGACTTGCGCCCTCTCCTCACCGATGTTGAGGAGCAAGTCGGCTTTAGCTGCGTCGCCAATGCCTGCGCCGGAGCTTATGAATACCTCGCCAAACGCCACTTAGGGGAAGCCGGTGATGTCAGTCGCTTGTTCATTTACTTCAACGCCCGCCGGGAATGCGGCGATGAAGACCAAGACGATGGCACTACCATGCAAGCGGCGATTGACGGTCTGAAAAAATACGGTGCGTGCCACGAAAACTTGTGGCCTAACGACGAAACTTACATCACCGAAGAACCCGCCAGCGAAGCCTACGAACACGCCGCCAACTTCAAAATTGCCGAGGCGGAATACGTGGAAACCGATCTGGATTTGTACCGCCACACCCTCGCTGAAGGCTACCCGATTGCCTTTTGCCTGAACACCTTTTCCTCTTTCGACGATGCCACTGATAATCGCGGGCGCGTCCCCGTCCCGAAAAAAACCGAACAAGTGCGCGAAGAACACGGCTGGCACGCCATGTTATGCGTCGGTTATTTAGACAAAGACAAAATGTTCATCGTGCGTAACTCGTGGGGGCAGGAATGGGGCGACAACGGCTATTGCTATATCCCCTACAACTACGTGATCCACGACGCATTAAACGGACACGACACTTGGGTGGTCAAAGCCATTGAGGATTTGGATTTCAGCGCGGAAATCGAATCCGAAGATGACAGCTCGTATTTTGCCTCCGAAGGCTCGATCCAACTGTTTGATTTCTATGTCGCTACCGAATCCGTTGAAGAATTCGCAATCGCCTTAGAAGCATTGTGCGAACAACACGAAAACGAAGATTCCTTCTACTTTGACTACGAAGAAAGCGAAGAAGACGGCACCACTTACGCGATTATTAGCAACTTTGACCTTTCGCTCGACGACCCTGACACCTTCCTCGAAGCACTCGACGCACTCTGCAATGAATGGGCAGATGACGAAAACTACAACTTCAGCGTTGAAGGCTACGACGATTCCGAAGAAGAAACGGAAGAAACAGCCAGCGAAACCGCTGCTTTAACCTTAACCGGTTTCTATATTTACACCGATGATTCCGAAAAAGTCGTCGAGAAAATCGACAAGCTGTGTTCCAAACACACGACTGACGACGCTTACGACTACGAATGGGAAGAAAGCGAAGACGAAAACGGCACGTATGTCGACTTTTCCAGCTTTGAAATCACTCCCGATGACGAAGAAGCGTTCCTAGCAGCACTGGAAGCCTTGTGCGAAAAAATCTCCAACGACAACGGCTACAGTTGGGATTAA
- a CDS encoding YlcI/YnfO family protein, with amino-acid sequence MTTLTLRLPQSLHEKIKELAKADGVSINQFLVTAAAEKMSALLTKNYLAQEAAQASRADFLKVMRAVPDVEPEAFDRL; translated from the coding sequence ATGACTACACTGACATTGCGTTTACCCCAATCATTACATGAGAAGATCAAAGAGCTGGCAAAGGCAGATGGTGTCTCGATCAATCAATTTTTGGTAACAGCGGCGGCTGAAAAAATGTCTGCCTTGCTGACCAAAAATTATCTGGCACAAGAAGCGGCTCAAGCTTCTCGTGCAGATTTTCTCAAGGTCATGCGTGCCGTACCGGATGTTGAGCCGGAGGCGTTTGACCGTTTGTGA
- a CDS encoding nucleotidyl transferase AbiEii/AbiGii toxin family protein, whose protein sequence is MNLFDQLVSQAMQEQGDLAPLRIVVEKELLHHDILREMAEAGLLSQLTFIGGTCLRACYGSNRLSEDLDFTGGADFQRETLSHLGAVLVERLRVKYGLAVEVSEPSRESGNVDTWKLRVITQPKQRHLPAQRINIDICAIPSYDKRPQVLRNHYGVDMGTSGLILQAESREEILADKLVAFALRPNRIKNRDLWDITWLRQQNINAPLDLVAKKVIDHRYATQQFTQLMAQRSQQLRDDPDIHRYFVQEMRRFLPTAVVVRTVENTAFWTYLADTVQGECTRVMQFLEAGDTAQQFTM, encoded by the coding sequence ATGAACTTGTTTGACCAGCTTGTTTCCCAAGCCATGCAAGAGCAAGGTGATCTAGCCCCGTTACGCATCGTGGTGGAAAAAGAGTTGCTGCACCATGACATCCTGCGGGAGATGGCGGAAGCGGGGTTGTTGAGTCAATTGACCTTCATCGGTGGCACTTGCTTGCGGGCGTGTTACGGCTCTAACCGTTTAAGCGAAGATTTGGATTTTACCGGCGGTGCTGACTTTCAGCGTGAAACCCTGAGTCACTTGGGCGCGGTATTGGTTGAACGTTTACGGGTAAAATACGGTCTTGCGGTTGAAGTCAGCGAGCCAAGCCGCGAATCGGGCAATGTGGATACGTGGAAATTACGGGTGATTACCCAGCCGAAACAACGGCATTTGCCTGCCCAGCGCATTAACATCGACATTTGCGCTATCCCCAGTTACGACAAACGCCCGCAGGTATTACGCAACCATTACGGGGTGGACATGGGAACATCCGGTCTGATCCTGCAAGCCGAAAGCCGTGAAGAAATTCTTGCTGACAAATTAGTGGCTTTCGCGTTACGCCCTAATCGCATCAAAAACCGTGACTTGTGGGACATCACTTGGTTGCGGCAACAAAATATTAATGCTCCATTAGACTTGGTAGCAAAGAAGGTGATTGATCATCGCTATGCGACCCAACAGTTTACGCAATTGATGGCACAACGTTCCCAGCAGTTGCGTGATGACCCAGATATTCATCGCTATTTTGTGCAGGAAATGCGCCGCTTTCTCCCAACTGCTGTAGTGGTGCGCACAGTAGAAAATACCGCCTTTTGGACTTATCTGGCAGACACCGTGCAGGGCGAATGCACGCGGGTTATGCAATTTTTAGAGGCGGGTGATACAGCTCAGCAGTTTACGATGTAA